One stretch of Thermoplasmata archaeon DNA includes these proteins:
- a CDS encoding MarR family transcriptional regulator: MAGLDEKEEELVELLTSMSLGRNVARTLVCLAGMEEATSSQIERATGLRQPEVSTAINELRERGWVSKRDIKRERKGRPVHSYRLAIPFEEIIGEVEKKERSRIAKMEEDISRLKSILKKGK; encoded by the coding sequence ATGGCCGGTCTGGATGAAAAGGAGGAGGAACTCGTCGAGCTACTCACATCGATGTCGCTCGGGAGGAACGTAGCCAGGACGCTCGTGTGCCTCGCGGGGATGGAGGAGGCAACCTCCTCCCAGATAGAGAGGGCCACGGGCCTCAGACAGCCCGAGGTCTCGACCGCGATAAACGAGCTGCGTGAGAGGGGCTGGGTTAGTAAGAGGGACATAAAGCGCGAGAGGAAGGGCCGCCCCGTGCATAGCTACAGGCTCGCCATCCCCTTCGAGGAAATAATCGGTGAAGTCGAGAAGAAGGAGAGGAGCCGAATCGCGAAGATGGAGGAGGACATCAGCAGGCTCAAATCGATTTTGAAGAAGGGGAAATGA
- the nikR gene encoding nickel-responsive transcriptional regulator NikR: MERVTRVGVSFEPELLKRFDALTHKRGYNNRSRAIRDILREELAREALRVARGHVVATLTIIYEHRAGVTQRLLELQHHHHAGVLATTHIHIDERRCLEVLVLRGDAGEVRSLAQHIRALRGVELGELVMLKS; this comes from the coding sequence ATGGAGAGGGTCACTAGGGTCGGTGTCTCGTTCGAGCCGGAGCTGCTGAAGAGGTTCGATGCCCTGACGCACAAGAGGGGCTACAACAACCGCTCCAGGGCGATTCGCGACATTTTAAGGGAGGAGCTTGCGCGGGAAGCACTGAGGGTGGCCCGGGGGCACGTGGTGGCGACACTAACGATAATCTACGAGCACCGCGCCGGGGTGACACAGCGCCTCCTCGAGCTCCAGCACCACCACCACGCTGGGGTTCTGGCGACGACGCACATCCACATCGACGAGCGCCGGTGCCTCGAGGTGCTCGTGCTCAGGGGAGACGCGGGGGAGGTCCGCTCCCTAGCGCAGCACATCAGGGCGCTCAGGGGCGTTGAGCTCGGAGAGCTCGTGATGCTGAAGAGCTGA
- a CDS encoding radical SAM protein, whose product MRAAIVDGYVDEPSTLGVPPYISPYPRLLAGAVRDAGHDWLYLTADELRAAGLVSGSPTLPAPGARERALKKARILSECDVLALSGGASVPGKYLRGLPLSVREMGEIARAFRGAKLLGGPLARFSPWALEGVWGLFDFVARKDAEAALYEYLRVGRWRDRERSAEEEERWLRMGAALVREHPDFPRPLMVELLLYRGCVRYRSGGCSFCTDALYGRPRFRTPEDVAAEVSALHEAGAVGFRLGGASCIFSYLAEGVGTTEAPRPSLEAVARLLRGIRAAAPGLEVLHTDNANPAVIASHPEESRAILGELVSYCTGGNVLSLGLESADPAVMEANNLNATPEQTLEAVRMINAAGAAMSPTGLPALLPGLNFLCGLEAETSRTYELNLDFLRRLAGEGVLLRRINIRQVAPVRRRFPPLRHRGAFLRFKERVRREIDRPMLARIAPFGTVLRDVFPEVIIGRLVFGRQSGTYPLLVGIPKGAGSEEALMSGQCLNIVVVDHGERSVTGLPTPLKVNSLPLSALAAIRGIGRMRAARIVRRRPFKNSSEVSAALDDPRPLRPLMELISCER is encoded by the coding sequence ATGCGCGCAGCGATCGTGGACGGCTATGTCGACGAGCCCTCCACGCTGGGCGTCCCACCCTACATTTCGCCCTACCCCCGCCTCCTCGCCGGCGCCGTGAGAGACGCGGGCCACGACTGGCTATACCTGACTGCCGACGAGCTGAGGGCGGCTGGCCTTGTCAGCGGCTCCCCGACCCTTCCCGCGCCCGGTGCGCGGGAGCGAGCCCTCAAGAAGGCCCGCATCCTCTCTGAGTGCGACGTTCTCGCGCTCTCGGGAGGGGCCTCAGTTCCCGGAAAGTACCTCCGCGGCCTCCCACTATCTGTGCGAGAGATGGGAGAAATCGCGCGCGCCTTCAGAGGAGCCAAGCTGCTTGGAGGCCCCCTCGCGCGCTTCTCCCCCTGGGCCCTTGAGGGCGTGTGGGGGCTGTTCGATTTCGTCGCCCGGAAGGACGCCGAAGCGGCTCTCTATGAGTACCTGAGGGTGGGTCGTTGGAGGGACAGGGAGCGGTCGGCCGAGGAGGAGGAGAGGTGGCTCAGGATGGGAGCGGCTTTGGTGAGGGAACACCCCGACTTCCCCAGACCCCTCATGGTCGAGCTCCTTTTGTACCGGGGCTGCGTACGGTACCGCTCGGGCGGCTGTAGCTTCTGCACCGACGCACTCTACGGGAGGCCGAGGTTCAGGACCCCTGAAGACGTAGCGGCGGAGGTCTCCGCACTTCATGAGGCTGGGGCCGTGGGCTTCAGGCTCGGCGGGGCCTCCTGCATATTTTCCTACCTAGCGGAGGGGGTGGGTACCACAGAGGCGCCGAGGCCCTCGCTGGAGGCCGTTGCGCGGCTCCTGAGAGGAATTCGCGCCGCGGCGCCGGGGCTTGAGGTTCTGCACACCGACAACGCCAACCCAGCGGTCATCGCCTCCCATCCCGAGGAATCGAGGGCGATTCTTGGGGAGCTGGTCTCATACTGCACGGGCGGAAACGTGCTCTCACTAGGGCTGGAGAGCGCGGACCCGGCGGTGATGGAGGCGAACAACCTGAACGCCACTCCAGAGCAGACGCTGGAGGCGGTGAGGATGATAAACGCGGCTGGAGCGGCCATGTCCCCGACGGGACTACCCGCCCTCCTCCCGGGCCTGAACTTCCTCTGCGGTCTTGAGGCCGAGACCTCCCGGACCTACGAGCTCAACCTTGATTTTCTCAGGCGGCTGGCTGGGGAGGGGGTGCTCTTGAGGAGAATCAACATCAGGCAGGTGGCTCCGGTCAGGAGGAGGTTCCCGCCATTGCGGCACAGGGGGGCCTTTCTCCGGTTCAAGGAGAGGGTGAGGAGGGAGATAGACCGGCCGATGCTGGCGAGGATCGCACCCTTTGGGACGGTTCTGAGGGATGTGTTCCCTGAGGTCATTATTGGCCGCCTCGTCTTTGGGAGACAGTCCGGGACCTATCCCCTTCTCGTCGGAATTCCAAAGGGAGCCGGTTCGGAGGAGGCTCTGATGTCCGGGCAGTGCTTAAATATAGTCGTCGTCGACCACGGGGAGAGGAGCGTGACCGGCCTCCCCACCCCACTTAAGGTGAATAGTTTGCCCCTCTCCGCATTGGCGGCAATCAGGGGCATTGGAAGGATGAGGGCGGCAAGAATCGTCCGGAGAAGGCCGTTTAAAAACTCCAGTGAGGTCTCAGCCGCCCTAGACGACCCGCGCCCTCTGAGGCCGCTCATGGAGCTAATATCCTGTGAGAGATGA
- the dnaK gene encoding molecular chaperone DnaK, producing MGKIIGIDLGTSNSAAAVMMGGRPTIIPSAEGTSLGGKAFPSYVAITKDGQLLVGEPARRQAVTNPEGTVFAIKRKMGQDYRVKLRNREFTPQQISAFILQKIKRDAEAFLGEKVEKAVITVPAYFNDNQRTATKDAGAIAGLDVVRIINEPTAAAFAYGLDKSDKEQKILVFDLGGGTLDVTVMEFGQGTFQVLATSGDTQLGGTDMDNAITEYLASEFKKEHGIDVRKDKTALQRLREAAEKAKIELSTTLETEINLPFLSATPEGPVHFTHTLTRAKLEELVRPTIERCRGPMAQALSDAKLKPEDIDKVILVGGPTRMPIVQRFVEEYLGKKVERGVDPMECVAMGAAIQGAILAGEVKDIVLLDVTPLSLGVETLGGVFTKIIERNTTIPTEKSQIFTTASDNQSTVEIHVLQGERPMAADNTSLGVFHLVGIPPAPRGIPQIKVTFKIDANGILNVSAKDLGTGNEQAITITASTKLSKEQIERMIKEAEQFAEEDKKKKERVETKNQAESLIYSTEKLLKEMGDKASKEEKEKVQAALERLKDALKGDDIEKIKAASEEVTTSLHGVTTRMYQQAAAQAAEERRKKERGASPSEEKGEEADRKKRADDGKTVDAEYKVVDEK from the coding sequence ATGGGCAAGATAATCGGAATAGACCTAGGAACCAGCAACTCTGCAGCGGCGGTGATGATGGGCGGGAGACCGACGATAATACCGAGCGCCGAGGGGACGAGCCTTGGGGGCAAGGCCTTCCCGTCGTACGTGGCGATCACCAAGGACGGGCAGCTCCTCGTCGGCGAGCCGGCTCGGAGGCAGGCAGTCACCAACCCAGAGGGCACGGTCTTCGCGATCAAAAGGAAGATGGGACAGGACTACAGGGTGAAGCTTCGCAACAGGGAGTTCACGCCCCAGCAGATATCCGCCTTTATACTTCAGAAAATCAAGAGGGACGCGGAGGCCTTTTTGGGCGAGAAGGTCGAGAAGGCCGTGATAACCGTCCCGGCCTATTTCAACGACAACCAGAGGACCGCAACAAAGGACGCAGGCGCGATAGCTGGGCTGGACGTGGTCAGAATCATCAACGAGCCGACGGCGGCGGCCTTCGCCTACGGACTGGACAAGAGCGACAAGGAGCAGAAAATACTCGTCTTCGACCTAGGCGGTGGCACTCTCGACGTCACCGTCATGGAGTTCGGGCAAGGAACCTTTCAGGTTCTGGCGACTAGCGGCGACACACAGCTTGGCGGAACCGACATGGACAACGCGATAACCGAATACCTCGCCTCTGAGTTCAAGAAAGAGCACGGCATCGACGTCCGGAAGGACAAGACCGCCCTCCAGAGGCTCAGGGAGGCCGCCGAGAAGGCGAAAATCGAGCTCTCCACGACTCTGGAGACTGAGATCAACCTTCCATTCCTTTCGGCAACGCCCGAGGGTCCGGTGCACTTCACGCACACTCTCACCCGTGCTAAGCTCGAGGAGCTGGTCAGACCGACAATCGAGCGCTGCAGGGGCCCGATGGCACAGGCCCTCTCGGACGCAAAGCTAAAGCCCGAGGACATAGACAAGGTCATCCTCGTCGGCGGCCCGACAAGGATGCCGATAGTGCAGAGGTTCGTTGAGGAATACCTCGGGAAGAAGGTCGAGAGAGGGGTGGACCCAATGGAGTGCGTCGCGATGGGCGCGGCGATTCAGGGGGCCATCCTCGCCGGAGAGGTGAAGGACATAGTCCTCCTCGACGTCACCCCACTCTCGCTCGGCGTCGAGACGCTCGGGGGCGTGTTCACGAAAATAATCGAGCGCAACACAACCATACCAACCGAGAAGTCCCAGATATTCACCACGGCCTCGGACAACCAGTCAACGGTCGAGATTCACGTGCTCCAGGGCGAGAGGCCGATGGCCGCTGACAACACCTCGCTCGGTGTGTTCCACCTTGTAGGCATCCCGCCAGCGCCCCGGGGCATCCCGCAGATAAAGGTGACATTCAAGATCGACGCCAACGGAATTCTCAACGTCTCTGCGAAGGACCTGGGGACGGGTAACGAGCAAGCCATAACCATCACCGCCTCCACCAAGCTCTCCAAGGAGCAGATCGAGAGGATGATCAAGGAGGCCGAACAGTTCGCCGAGGAGGACAAGAAGAAGAAGGAAAGGGTGGAGACGAAGAACCAGGCCGAGAGCCTCATCTACTCGACTGAGAAGCTCCTGAAGGAGATGGGGGACAAGGCCTCGAAGGAGGAGAAGGAGAAGGTTCAGGCCGCTCTAGAGCGGCTCAAGGACGCGCTAAAGGGCGACGACATCGAGAAGATAAAGGCCGCATCCGAAGAGGTCACGACCTCTCTCCACGGCGTCACCACGAGGATGTACCAGCAGGCGGCCGCCCAAGCAGCGGAGGAGCGGAGGAAGAAGGAGAGAGGAGCCAGTCCATCGGAGGAGAAAGGGGAGGAGGCCGATAGAAAGAAAAGAGCCGACGACGGGAAGACGGTGGATGCGGAGTATAAAGTCGTGGACGAGAAATAG
- a CDS encoding nucleotide exchange factor GrpE, which translates to MARRKAIPKDARESAGESQGESERPTVDAMEPGVPGTSRPPAQDGGCPAKASTTPTPAPPAAPEPPVISTAPSGEERLRRELEEANRRAEEIRSNLQRVAADFENFKKFAERERGGAVERERASLLRSFLDVYENLERAVEAGSRELSNESALMRGLRLTLESARELLEREGVKRIEAVGTMFNPELHEAVCFVPDPGRPEYTVIEEVRRGYTLNGKLLRPSKVTVATGPAPVGGAGGTGGSGGEGRTEGGASEGSKVQ; encoded by the coding sequence ATGGCGCGAAGGAAAGCTATCCCTAAGGACGCGCGAGAATCGGCGGGGGAATCTCAGGGCGAGAGCGAGAGGCCCACCGTGGATGCTATGGAGCCGGGAGTCCCCGGGACATCCAGGCCCCCAGCGCAAGATGGCGGCTGCCCAGCCAAGGCCTCCACCACCCCCACGCCCGCCCCTCCGGCGGCCCCCGAGCCCCCGGTGATTTCAACGGCCCCATCCGGTGAGGAGAGGCTCCGGAGGGAACTCGAGGAGGCCAACAGGAGGGCGGAGGAGATTCGCTCGAACCTCCAGAGGGTGGCGGCGGACTTCGAGAACTTCAAGAAGTTCGCCGAGAGGGAGAGGGGCGGGGCGGTCGAGCGCGAGAGGGCCTCGCTCCTGCGCTCCTTCCTCGATGTCTATGAGAATCTCGAGAGGGCGGTCGAGGCCGGGAGCCGGGAGCTGAGCAACGAGAGCGCGCTGATGAGGGGGCTCCGGCTAACCCTTGAGAGCGCTAGGGAGCTGCTCGAGAGGGAGGGTGTGAAGAGGATAGAAGCGGTAGGGACGATGTTCAACCCGGAGCTCCACGAGGCCGTTTGCTTCGTCCCCGACCCGGGGCGTCCCGAGTACACGGTAATCGAGGAGGTCAGGAGGGGCTACACGCTCAACGGGAAGCTCCTTAGGCCATCGAAGGTCACGGTCGCAACCGGTCCCGCGCCAGTGGGGGGCGCGGGGGGGACCGGTGGCTCCGGAGGGGAGGGGAGAACGGAGGGTGGAGCGAGCGAGGGAAGCAAGGTGCAGTGA
- a CDS encoding THUMP domain-containing protein: MGLILVRYGELALKSRRVRLRFERALMRNIEEMFMSAGLECLTSREWGRIFLRTADDKGACTLLRRVFGVTSFSPAVECSSDAGEILGLVAECSRTALRDGQTFAVRARRTGTHPYTSQELAAMVGREVFRANEGRGVRVDLTAPDVEFFVEVRQKRAFVFVEKLPGPGGLPLGTQGRVVALLDGENGAAAAWLMMKRGCRVIAVAPEVGELGAEESPPPPEIPPTLQNPPTPDPLRQAATSAPMKHEGAQDGPRRALDMLLPWAPGLVLHRVDDVSVGGLASLARRRKAAAIVLGLTYDELERGIPVAPTPVLFPLCGMSGDEIRALVARIREA, from the coding sequence ATGGGACTCATACTTGTCCGTTACGGCGAGCTTGCGCTCAAGAGCAGGCGTGTCAGGCTGCGCTTCGAGAGGGCCCTGATGCGCAACATCGAAGAGATGTTCATGAGCGCGGGGCTGGAGTGTCTCACATCGCGCGAATGGGGCAGAATCTTCTTGCGCACTGCGGACGACAAGGGGGCTTGCACCCTACTTAGAAGGGTGTTCGGTGTGACCTCCTTCAGCCCGGCTGTGGAATGTAGTTCCGACGCGGGCGAGATATTGGGGCTGGTGGCGGAGTGCTCCCGGACCGCGCTGCGCGATGGCCAGACTTTCGCGGTCCGCGCCCGCCGCACCGGGACCCATCCCTACACCAGTCAGGAGCTCGCCGCCATGGTGGGACGGGAGGTGTTCAGGGCCAACGAGGGCCGGGGCGTCCGGGTTGACCTGACGGCCCCCGACGTGGAATTCTTTGTCGAGGTGCGCCAGAAAAGAGCCTTCGTCTTTGTTGAGAAGCTGCCGGGCCCCGGGGGCCTCCCGTTGGGCACGCAGGGGCGCGTCGTGGCGCTGCTCGACGGAGAAAATGGGGCCGCAGCAGCCTGGCTGATGATGAAGCGCGGATGCAGGGTCATAGCGGTCGCACCTGAAGTGGGGGAGCTCGGGGCAGAGGAGTCTCCCCCGCCACCTGAAATCCCCCCTACCCTCCAGAACCCACCCACCCCGGACCCCTTGCGTCAAGCGGCCACGAGCGCTCCCATGAAACACGAGGGGGCTCAGGATGGGCCCCGGAGGGCTCTTGATATGCTCCTCCCATGGGCGCCCGGGCTGGTGCTACATAGAGTAGATGATGTCTCGGTCGGAGGACTCGCCAGCCTCGCCCGCCGGAGAAAGGCCGCGGCTATAGTGCTGGGGCTCACTTACGACGAGCTCGAGCGTGGGATACCAGTCGCACCGACTCCGGTCCTCTTCCCGCTCTGCGGTATGTCTGGCGATGAGATTCGGGCGCTCGTCGCGAGAATAAGGGAGGCCTGA
- a CDS encoding Ig-like domain-containing protein, with translation MKRKLASCFVTALLLFGFLGGLMGGAAGDQEPNNAFTEAESIQPGDYTGGLSETVDEEDYYKFTMAEGQRYILTCKVTSGTRARFETYDPNQEFIHETGWIAAGAEPVVLDYTLGHANAGSYYLKVEFGGGTTTVFYSFTLQILDQSDAGQQGDAGDTDTTARPIQPGTYEGWLANEDKSDYYSFDVPPGNKIDLTLTVASSAPSACTMRIQLYDPNKEYVKATDWKHAGLSEGIIHQTSDITGGTYYVEVEYGGKGGNYTLSLNLIPENDAGTGTDVSGSFDRTPMALPGPGTYEGYLLHDDKKDYYSFDVPNGNKIVLKLTVGANVPSGGTLRANLYKPDKEWLNATDWKAAELSDTIFHQTSDTTGGTYYAMVEYGGKGGNYTLALELIPENDADSGTDVSGDINTAYLISGNGTYTGYIHDDDKKDYYKFNVSGGQIIMFNFTNLGAEPKTVRLQMYRPNKEWLKSTEWLNPGISENEVVWITNNAGAGQWYLMVEGDNAYRFDLTLTDQTDAGELGDAGDDINTARPVQRGENYTGLMGDDDEKDFYSFSAVTGEKLSLGFRVTSGSEEGRLTLYGPDKNEIDATDWVNPDVPTTLEYTATASGLYYILIETGNNEYMFNVTLASAVMDTENPVVTVTYPANRTTLTTATINVTGTASDDVGVEKVEVSLSGIVWWLATGTNTWTYYNLTLPEGTSTIYVRVTDYSGKTNITSVEVTYSTAPPDTVKPKIEITSPKPGAKVTKRTIFVCGTATDDTSLSVDVEVFVNGVKATQVRSFMGVFMGNVTLKEGKNNITVVARDAAGNEATKSVTVTYEKPSSQPGFGALLLLVAVGAGLALLRRRRD, from the coding sequence ATGAAAAGAAAACTGGCATCGTGCTTTGTGACGGCCCTCCTCCTCTTTGGTTTTCTGGGAGGCCTGATGGGCGGAGCGGCCGGGGACCAGGAGCCGAACAATGCATTCACTGAGGCGGAGTCGATTCAGCCCGGTGACTACACCGGGGGCCTCAGCGAGACCGTTGATGAAGAGGACTACTATAAGTTCACGATGGCGGAGGGGCAGAGGTACATCCTGACATGCAAGGTCACCAGCGGAACAAGGGCCAGGTTCGAGACCTATGACCCGAACCAGGAGTTCATTCATGAGACAGGCTGGATTGCGGCCGGCGCCGAACCGGTTGTCCTGGACTACACTCTGGGCCATGCCAACGCGGGGAGCTATTACCTGAAGGTCGAGTTCGGGGGTGGAACCACCACGGTATTCTACTCCTTCACCCTCCAGATTCTGGACCAGAGCGACGCGGGCCAGCAGGGCGACGCCGGCGACACGGACACAACGGCCAGGCCGATTCAGCCCGGGACATACGAGGGCTGGCTCGCCAATGAGGATAAAAGCGACTACTACTCCTTCGACGTCCCGCCCGGGAACAAAATCGACCTCACGCTGACCGTGGCCTCTAGTGCGCCTTCAGCGTGCACCATGAGAATTCAACTATACGACCCCAACAAGGAATATGTGAAGGCCACGGACTGGAAGCACGCCGGTCTGAGCGAGGGAATAATCCACCAGACCTCGGACATCACCGGCGGGACCTATTACGTAGAGGTCGAGTATGGCGGGAAGGGAGGGAACTACACCCTCTCCCTCAATCTGATTCCCGAGAACGACGCCGGGACCGGGACGGACGTGTCTGGCTCCTTCGACCGGACCCCCATGGCGCTCCCGGGCCCCGGGACCTACGAGGGCTACCTCCTCCACGACGACAAGAAGGACTACTACTCCTTCGACGTGCCTAATGGGAACAAAATCGTGCTCAAGCTGACCGTCGGCGCGAACGTGCCCTCCGGGGGGACGCTGAGAGCGAACCTCTACAAACCGGACAAGGAGTGGCTGAACGCCACCGACTGGAAGGCCGCGGAGCTGAGCGACACGATATTCCACCAGACCTCCGACACCACCGGAGGGACCTACTACGCAATGGTCGAGTACGGCGGCAAGGGAGGCAACTACACCCTCGCCCTGGAGCTGATTCCCGAGAACGACGCCGACTCCGGGACGGACGTCTCCGGAGACATCAACACCGCCTACCTCATTTCGGGCAACGGGACCTACACCGGATACATCCATGACGATGACAAGAAGGACTATTACAAGTTCAATGTCAGCGGCGGGCAGATAATCATGTTCAACTTCACAAATCTGGGCGCCGAGCCAAAGACCGTAAGGCTCCAGATGTACAGGCCGAACAAGGAGTGGCTCAAGTCCACCGAGTGGCTCAACCCCGGCATCAGCGAGAACGAGGTCGTCTGGATAACCAACAACGCGGGCGCGGGCCAGTGGTACCTGATGGTTGAGGGCGACAACGCCTACAGGTTCGACCTCACGCTCACGGACCAGACCGACGCGGGCGAGCTCGGGGACGCGGGCGACGACATAAACACCGCGAGGCCTGTGCAGAGGGGCGAAAACTACACGGGTCTCATGGGCGATGACGACGAGAAGGACTTCTACAGCTTCAGCGCCGTGACCGGAGAGAAGCTCTCGTTGGGCTTCAGGGTCACGAGCGGCTCGGAGGAGGGGAGGCTGACGCTCTACGGGCCCGACAAGAACGAGATTGACGCCACGGACTGGGTCAACCCCGACGTGCCCACTACACTAGAGTACACCGCGACGGCCTCGGGTCTCTACTACATCTTAATCGAGACGGGCAACAACGAGTACATGTTCAACGTCACGCTGGCCAGCGCGGTCATGGACACCGAGAATCCCGTCGTGACCGTCACATATCCAGCCAATCGAACCACATTGACTACGGCCACCATCAACGTCACAGGAACCGCGTCGGATGATGTTGGAGTGGAGAAGGTCGAGGTAAGCCTAAGCGGGATTGTGTGGTGGCTCGCCACCGGCACGAACACTTGGACCTACTACAACCTGACCCTGCCCGAGGGCACGAGCACCATCTACGTCAGGGTGACGGACTACTCGGGCAAGACGAACATCACCTCCGTCGAGGTGACCTACAGCACCGCTCCTCCCGACACCGTCAAGCCAAAAATCGAGATTACTTCCCCCAAGCCCGGTGCCAAGGTGACAAAGAGGACCATCTTCGTCTGCGGCACGGCCACCGACGACACGAGTCTGTCCGTTGATGTGGAGGTCTTCGTCAACGGCGTCAAGGCGACACAGGTCAGGTCCTTTATGGGGGTGTTCATGGGCAACGTGACCCTGAAGGAGGGCAAGAACAACATCACCGTGGTTGCGAGGGACGCCGCGGGCAACGAGGCGACAAAGAGCGTCACCGTGACCTACGAGAAGCCTAGTTCCCAGCCGGGATTCGGGGCTCTCCTCCTTCTCGTCGCTGTGGGAGCCGGTCTGGCGCTATTGCGCCGGAGGAGGGACTGA
- the porB gene encoding pyruvate synthase subunit PorB — MAKLPLPAEENLSPGHMGCPGCGACIAMRLALKALGKRTILAIPACCWAVMPGVYPYNSIDVPVLFTAFETAAASASGIRAALDVRGIKDVNVVAWAGDGGTLDIGIQALSGAVERRDDIIYVCYDNEAYMNTGIQRSSSTPIGAWTTTTPGGSTGNWKREPKKSGVEIMVAHRIPYAATACVSYPEDFVRKLQKAASIRGPKYIQVLCPCPPGWKSDPEKTITIGRLAVESCMWPMYEVENGVYTVRKPAKRKPVSEYLMMQGRFRHLKEEDIEMIQKLVDEEWELLLKKEEMSQREKPADSRGP; from the coding sequence ATGGCCAAACTCCCGCTCCCGGCCGAGGAGAACCTCTCCCCCGGCCACATGGGCTGCCCGGGCTGCGGGGCCTGCATCGCGATGAGGCTTGCGCTCAAGGCGCTCGGAAAGAGGACGATTCTGGCCATCCCGGCCTGCTGCTGGGCGGTGATGCCGGGCGTCTACCCCTACAACAGCATCGATGTACCGGTACTCTTCACGGCCTTCGAGACCGCGGCCGCATCCGCGAGCGGCATCAGGGCCGCGCTCGACGTGCGCGGGATAAAAGACGTCAACGTCGTCGCTTGGGCCGGTGACGGGGGCACACTGGACATCGGAATTCAGGCCCTCTCCGGGGCCGTGGAGAGGCGGGACGACATCATCTATGTGTGCTACGACAACGAGGCCTACATGAACACGGGCATCCAGAGGTCCTCCTCGACGCCCATAGGAGCATGGACCACGACCACGCCCGGCGGCTCGACGGGAAACTGGAAGCGCGAGCCGAAGAAGTCCGGCGTGGAGATAATGGTGGCGCATAGAATTCCCTACGCCGCCACGGCCTGCGTCTCCTACCCGGAGGACTTCGTGAGGAAGCTCCAGAAGGCCGCGTCCATAAGGGGCCCGAAGTACATTCAGGTCCTCTGCCCCTGCCCTCCGGGCTGGAAGTCGGACCCGGAAAAGACCATCACGATCGGGAGGCTGGCTGTCGAGAGCTGCATGTGGCCGATGTACGAGGTCGAGAACGGCGTCTACACCGTCAGGAAGCCAGCGAAGAGAAAGCCAGTGAGCGAGTACCTGATGATGCAGGGGCGCTTTAGGCACCTGAAGGAAGAAGATATTGAAATGATACAGAAGCTCGTCGACGAGGAGTGGGAACTCCTCCTAAAAAAGGAGGAGATGAGCCAGCGCGAGAAACCGGCGGACTCGCGGGGCCCATAG
- the porA gene encoding pyruvate ferredoxin oxidoreductase, translating into MVKKLINGNYAASYASKLARAQVIAAYPITPQTNVVELIADFVASGEMKAKYICVESEHSAMAACIAASATGARTFTATSSQGLLLMHELLHWASGARLPIVMVNVNRAVGPPWSVWADQTDSISQRDTGWMQFYSESTQELLDTVIMLYKVAESPDILLPGFVTEDAFYLSHTYEPVDIPEQAMVDSFLPPFDPPFKLDVDRPHGLGSLSMPHQWYMEMRYNIAEAMDLSRRRILEVEREWRELTGRSYGGLLDEYGTDGADAIIACAGTAASTAREVVDDMRKVGKRVGLARIRCLRPFPTEELRALGRRVPVIGVMDRCYTFGDGGPLFTEIKSALYQLRDRPLVKNFVAGVGGRDITMKTIEKMFENLLRIGSSGLDREKEWVDLKRPEVV; encoded by the coding sequence ATGGTGAAGAAGCTGATCAACGGGAACTACGCCGCCTCCTACGCCTCCAAGCTCGCCAGGGCGCAGGTGATCGCGGCCTACCCGATAACACCCCAGACCAACGTCGTCGAGCTGATCGCGGACTTCGTGGCATCGGGCGAGATGAAAGCGAAGTATATTTGCGTGGAGTCGGAGCACAGCGCCATGGCCGCGTGCATCGCAGCCTCGGCGACTGGGGCGAGGACATTCACCGCGACCTCGTCCCAGGGCCTACTACTGATGCACGAGCTCCTCCACTGGGCGTCGGGGGCGCGCCTCCCCATCGTGATGGTCAATGTGAACAGGGCCGTGGGCCCGCCCTGGAGCGTCTGGGCCGACCAGACGGACTCGATATCGCAGCGGGACACGGGCTGGATGCAGTTCTACTCCGAGAGCACGCAGGAGCTGCTCGACACCGTGATAATGCTCTACAAGGTTGCGGAGAGCCCCGACATCCTCCTCCCCGGCTTCGTGACGGAGGACGCCTTCTATCTCTCCCACACCTACGAGCCCGTGGACATTCCGGAGCAGGCGATGGTCGATTCCTTCCTCCCGCCCTTCGACCCGCCGTTCAAGCTGGACGTGGACAGGCCCCACGGCCTCGGCTCACTCTCCATGCCCCACCAATGGTACATGGAGATGCGCTACAACATTGCCGAAGCGATGGACCTCTCGCGCCGGAGAATTCTGGAGGTCGAGAGAGAGTGGAGGGAGCTGACCGGCAGGAGCTACGGCGGTCTCCTCGACGAGTACGGCACTGATGGTGCAGACGCCATTATCGCCTGCGCAGGCACCGCGGCTTCGACGGCGAGGGAGGTGGTGGACGATATGAGGAAGGTGGGGAAAAGGGTCGGGCTCGCCCGCATCCGCTGCTTGAGGCCCTTCCCGACAGAAGAGCTCAGGGCGCTCGGGCGGAGGGTGCCTGTGATCGGTGTCATGGATAGGTGCTACACTTTCGGCGATGGCGGCCCCCTCTTTACGGAAATCAAGAGCGCGCTCTACCAGCTACGCGACCGGCCGCTCGTGAAGAACTTCGTCGCCGGTGTCGGGGGGAGGGACATCACCATGAAGACCATCGAGAAGATGTTCGAAAACCTGCTAAGAATCGGGTCCTCCGGGCTGGACCGCGAGAAGGAGTGGGTTGACCTGAAAAGACCGGAGGTGGTGTGA